The genome window ATTAATTTGTAAGCGTCTTCAACCGATTCGACAACAATAAGCATGTTGTATTTATCAGTGACACCTGAATTAATCGCTTCGATACTTTCATCGATACTTTTCATGACTAGTTTTGCCGCCTCTGGCTTAGCAAGCCGTATTGCCGACTTACGAAAATCGTCTGCCGCTACCCCATCATTTGCCACTAAAATTGTATTTACATCTAAAGCATTAAACCAAGATACAGCTACTTGTCCATGTAGTAAACGATGGTCTACTCTTAGAAATTGAATCATTTTTTCTTCCTCCTTAGTATTAGTTAAAATCAACTACATATTTGGTCGACTCAGCATCTTCATAATGATATTGGATGGCAATCGGCATTTCATTTTCTGCATAAAAGACACTGCTCAATTTAAATACAGGATCATTTTCGTTTATATGCATATTTTTGATTTGCTCATTCCCAGCTAAAATAAGTTGAAGTTCCTGCTCAAGCTCAAATAATTTATATTTACCTGAATTAACAAGCTCAATAATATTAATAATTTGAAAATCCTTCGCTTGTAAATCAGGGTATAAACTTAACGGTAAAATTAAACGATCTAGCGTTACACCGTGCTCACTTTTTTGGACAAACTTGATAGAATACACAAGTTCATTCTCTTTTATACCAAACTTCTCTGCGTAAAACTTGCCAGCTTTGCGGATGTAAAAGTCTTTAATGTCTTTTTTCAAATTTTCATTGGTATCGGTTTTCATGACACCTGTCATTTCTAAAATGTTCTGAGCTGTTAGTTTTGGTTGAACGTACAGCCCAACACCGTTTTTACGAACAACTAAACCTTCTTCGACTAATAAATCTACCGCGCGGCGAATCGTTGTCCGACTGCTAGAAAAAATTTCTTGCAAGGCAGTTTCGTTCGGCATTAGCATTCCCGTCTTATATTCATCGCGATTAATACTATCTTTTATTTCTGAAGCAATTACTTCAAAAAGTGGCTTTTTAGCTCCCATTTCACTCATCCTCCAAGTAATCAAAGATGTTTTTCGCATTGATTTTGTATTTGATTTGATTACCAATTAGATATTGTTTGCTGTACTCAAACGGTTCATCATTTTGATCAAATGCTTTACTTACCACTTCAAAAAGCGGCGTATTTAGTGGTACCTTTAATGCTTCTGCTAGCTTTTCATTCGCTGATACAAAGCGCAATTCTTCGCGCCCGTATGTAGGTTTAATACCAAAGCGCTTTTCTAACACATTGTATAGCGAGGAATTATTTAAATCGATTTTCTCAATACCAGCAAATTTCGCGCTATCAATAAAAGATATCTCATAAGAAAACGGCTTATTATCAACTATTCTTCGCCGAACTAATCTAAACACCGGCTTATCTTCACTTAAGTTTAAAAAGTGGTTCACCTCGTCTTTGCCAGCTACTATTTCTTGTGACATTACTTCTACCTTTTGTTCTCCCGGCAATTGACTACTCATGGAATTCATTTGCAGTATATTGATTGTTTGCTTTTGGTTGATTTCGATTCCTTTTCGGTTTCTTTTTTGGATGACCGCTTCTTTTTCAAGGGTATCAAGTGACCGTCTGAGTGTAGTTCTACTGACGCCTAGTTCGTTTTCAAGCGCACGTTCTGATGGGAAACTTGTTTCTCCGGCTGCTACTTTTTCTTGGATAAGCTGTCTTAGTTGTTCTTCACTTTGCACTGCTGGCGACAAGTCTTTATATTCCATATTTCCACCTCTTTTTTCAAATCATCTATCTATTTCACTTTTTAAAAAGATACAGCTTTAAACATTTTTAATACCACTTCATTGTAAACGGTTGCATTTTATTTGTCAATAGTCTTTTTACATAAAAAAAGCATAAGGTAGATTTTCCAATCCAACTCATGCTCTGTTTGATTATTTAGTTGTAGGCAGTGCTCCAACTACTGGGTGCGGGATGTATAGTTCTTCTAGATAGTTAACTTCCGAA of Listeria monocytogenes contains these proteins:
- a CDS encoding PTS sugar transporter subunit IIB; translation: MIQFLRVDHRLLHGQVAVSWFNALDVNTILVANDGVAADDFRKSAIRLAKPEAAKLVMKSIDESIEAINSGVTDKYNMLIVVESVEDAYKLIHGTNGKIPMLNLGGTKQREGTANFSKAVNLTPEEVEKLKELQKEKVDVFMQQVPNEKKVTFEA
- a CDS encoding GntR family transcriptional regulator encodes the protein MGAKKPLFEVIASEIKDSINRDEYKTGMLMPNETALQEIFSSSRTTIRRAVDLLVEEGLVVRKNGVGLYVQPKLTAQNILEMTGVMKTDTNENLKKDIKDFYIRKAGKFYAEKFGIKENELVYSIKFVQKSEHGVTLDRLILPLSLYPDLQAKDFQIINIIELVNSGKYKLFELEQELQLILAGNEQIKNMHINENDPVFKLSSVFYAENEMPIAIQYHYEDAESTKYVVDFN
- a CDS encoding GntR family transcriptional regulator; amino-acid sequence: MEYKDLSPAVQSEEQLRQLIQEKVAAGETSFPSERALENELGVSRTTLRRSLDTLEKEAVIQKRNRKGIEINQKQTINILQMNSMSSQLPGEQKVEVMSQEIVAGKDEVNHFLNLSEDKPVFRLVRRRIVDNKPFSYEISFIDSAKFAGIEKIDLNNSSLYNVLEKRFGIKPTYGREELRFVSANEKLAEALKVPLNTPLFEVVSKAFDQNDEPFEYSKQYLIGNQIKYKINAKNIFDYLEDE